The DNA window TCAGTTGCGGAACGCCGGTGTCGGGCATGTTGTTGTTCTGGAACGCGAAGCCAAGGCCGGCGGTATTCCCCGACATTGTGGACACCGGCCGTTCGGATGGCATGAATTCCGCCGGGTT is part of the Candidatus Poribacteria bacterium genome and encodes:
- a CDS encoding FAD-dependent oxidoreductase yields the protein MTADTLQPHVRCDVAIVGGGPAGLAAATQLRNAGVGHVVVLEREAKAGGIPRHCGHRPFGWHEFRRV